In Mycoplasma sp. OR1901, the following are encoded in one genomic region:
- the lysS gene encoding lysine--tRNA ligase — MEKLTEQEQIRRNKLEEYKNNNINAFENADKLEQITYSDEIESKFGSFTKAELEEQNNEVNVAGRIVAMRGPFIVLKDYHSKIQLYFNSKTAEEEYKKVVELADLGDIMYASGVVIKTNTGAVSVKVKSIKLLTKSLKQLPDKYHGLTDIEERYRKRYVDLIVNEEVKDVFWKRTKIISEIRRFFDELEYMEVETPFLHDYLSGASAKPFKTHHNALDQEFVLRIATEIPLKKLLVGGIDRVYEIGRIFRNEGIDTTHNPEFTSIEFYEAYSNLEGMMNRTETLIKRLATKLGAEKVTNKGVEIDLTKPFNRINMVDAVSNATGVNFREIDLDKAVEVAKQHGIKVQKYFKLGHIINELFEELIEKTLIQPTFVFGHPIEISPLTAKSEDPRFTERAELFINTKEYANMYTELSDPLDQLKRFEDQLDEKNNGNDEASDIDWDFVDSLLYGMPPAGGCGIGIDRLTMLLTEKESIRDVLLFPTMKSRK, encoded by the coding sequence ATGGAAAAATTAACAGAACAAGAACAAATTAGAAGAAATAAATTAGAAGAATATAAAAACAATAATATTAACGCATTTGAAAATGCTGACAAATTAGAACAAATTACTTATTCAGATGAAATTGAAAGCAAATTTGGTTCATTCACTAAAGCTGAATTAGAAGAACAAAACAATGAAGTAAATGTTGCAGGTAGAATTGTTGCGATGAGAGGGCCTTTTATCGTTTTAAAAGATTATCACTCAAAAATACAGTTATACTTCAACTCTAAAACTGCTGAAGAAGAATACAAAAAAGTGGTTGAACTTGCCGACTTAGGTGACATTATGTATGCTAGCGGTGTTGTAATTAAAACAAACACAGGTGCAGTTTCAGTTAAAGTTAAATCAATTAAATTACTTACAAAATCACTTAAACAATTACCAGATAAATATCACGGTTTAACAGATATTGAAGAAAGATACAGAAAAAGATATGTTGATTTAATAGTTAACGAAGAAGTTAAAGATGTATTCTGAAAAAGAACTAAAATAATTTCAGAAATTAGAAGATTTTTCGATGAATTAGAATACATGGAAGTTGAAACACCATTTTTACATGATTATCTTTCAGGAGCTTCAGCAAAACCATTTAAAACTCACCATAATGCATTAGACCAAGAATTTGTATTAAGAATCGCAACTGAAATTCCATTAAAAAAACTTTTAGTTGGTGGAATTGATAGAGTTTATGAAATCGGTAGAATTTTTAGAAATGAAGGGATCGATACAACACACAACCCAGAATTTACATCAATAGAATTCTATGAAGCATACTCAAACTTAGAAGGTATGATGAATAGAACTGAAACATTAATCAAAAGATTAGCAACTAAATTAGGTGCAGAAAAAGTAACTAATAAAGGTGTTGAAATTGATTTAACAAAACCATTCAACAGAATTAACATGGTTGATGCTGTTTCTAATGCAACAGGTGTTAACTTTAGAGAAATTGACCTTGATAAAGCTGTTGAGGTAGCTAAACAACATGGGATTAAAGTACAAAAATACTTTAAATTAGGTCACATAATTAATGAATTATTTGAAGAATTAATTGAAAAAACATTAATACAACCTACTTTTGTTTTTGGTCACCCAATCGAAATTTCACCACTTACAGCTAAGAGTGAAGATCCAAGATTTACAGAACGTGCAGAACTTTTTATTAATACAAAAGAATATGCAAATATGTATACAGAGCTTTCAGATCCACTTGATCAACTTAAACGTTTTGAAGATCAATTAGATGAGAAAAACAATGGTAATGATGAAGCAAGTGATATAGATTGAGATTTTGTTGATTCATTATTATACGGTATGCCTCCCGCAGGTGGATGTGGAATTGGAATCGACCGTCTAACAATGTTATTAACCGAAAAAGAATCTATTAGAGATGTTTTATTATTCCCAACAATGAAAAGTAGAAAATAA
- the ftsY gene encoding signal recognition particle-docking protein FtsY, giving the protein MGFFKNIVNKIFKKEDKKDASLIEKELEDKKEKEILNSSKFQKYETGLNNSSTFGKKLLEIQNRYVKVDEDFLEELEELLIMSDISLPLVDIMIQKIKQEIKVNEITDPKLIGEIVADQMFVIYTNNSVTNTNLNFEDDRLNVFIFVGVNGSGKTTSIAKLANKYKNEGKKVLIAAGDTFRAGAVNQLGIWADKIGVNIVKPDKEGADPTSVVYKALEKAKEGSYDLLIIDTAGRLQNKVNLMNELGKMVNIIQRFEPSAPHESLLVLDATTGQNALSQAKNFKDIANLTGIILTKMDGTSKGGIVLSIKDEFNLDVKYVGLGEKLDDLQEFDLELFIYQMTKDLIVEHNE; this is encoded by the coding sequence ATGGGATTTTTTAAAAATATAGTCAATAAAATTTTCAAAAAAGAAGATAAAAAAGATGCTAGTTTAATCGAAAAAGAACTAGAAGATAAAAAAGAAAAAGAAATACTAAATAGTAGTAAATTTCAAAAATATGAAACAGGTTTAAATAATAGTTCAACTTTTGGTAAAAAGTTATTAGAAATACAAAATAGATATGTAAAAGTTGATGAAGATTTTTTAGAAGAACTTGAAGAGCTTTTAATTATGTCAGATATTAGTTTACCATTAGTTGATATTATGATTCAAAAAATTAAACAAGAAATTAAGGTAAATGAAATTACAGATCCAAAATTAATTGGTGAAATTGTGGCCGATCAGATGTTTGTTATTTATACAAATAATTCGGTGACAAACACTAATTTGAATTTTGAAGATGATAGATTAAATGTCTTTATTTTTGTTGGAGTTAATGGTTCAGGTAAGACAACTTCAATTGCAAAGTTAGCTAATAAATATAAAAACGAAGGTAAAAAAGTTTTAATTGCAGCCGGTGATACTTTTAGAGCGGGTGCAGTTAACCAATTAGGCATTTGAGCAGATAAAATTGGTGTAAATATAGTTAAACCGGATAAAGAAGGTGCTGACCCTACTTCGGTTGTTTATAAAGCTTTAGAAAAAGCTAAAGAAGGTAGTTATGATTTATTAATCATAGATACTGCCGGAAGACTACAAAACAAAGTTAACTTGATGAATGAGTTAGGTAAAATGGTTAATATTATTCAACGTTTTGAACCTAGTGCGCCGCATGAATCATTATTAGTTTTAGATGCTACAACAGGTCAAAATGCCTTATCACAAGCTAAAAACTTCAAAGATATTGCGAATTTAACAGGTATTATTTTAACCAAAATGGATGGTACTTCTAAAGGTGGAATTGTATTATCTATTAAAGATGAATTTAATCTTGATGTTAAATATGTTGGTCTTGGTGAAAAATTAGATGATTTACAAGAATTTGATTTAGAATTATTCATTTATCAAATGACAAAAGATTTAATTGTTGAGCATAATGAGTAA
- a CDS encoding sigma factor-like helix-turn-helix DNA-binding protein translates to MSKKSIENLKKYTVLYEKYKVALTQNQQQAFELYFYNDLSYAEVAEILATTRSAAYDSVTKAIKKLEKFEE, encoded by the coding sequence ATGAGTAAAAAATCAATTGAAAATTTAAAAAAATATACTGTTTTATATGAAAAATATAAAGTGGCATTAACACAAAACCAACAACAAGCTTTTGAGTTATATTTTTATAATGATTTATCTTATGCGGAAGTTGCAGAAATTTTAGCAACAACACGTTCTGCGGCTTATGATTCGGTAACAAAAGCTATTAAAAAACTTGAAAAATTTGAAGAATAA
- the serS gene encoding serine--tRNA ligase, which produces MLDLKFIQKNKEIVRKGLENRGFDVEIFDKLISISEDRGSKMFMAQNKKAELGKLSKEFGTLKNNPDAIKELKAKIAEVKNEEEELSKVADELNVEINELLSKIPNLPLESVPVGADENDNVVLEVQDKIGRGLVDGVLPHYEIAKNLDIIDIERAVKLSGSRYVIYKNAGSRLTRALISFMLSLHASKGYDEFSTPVIVKDNILFGTGQLPKFKEDLYKLEGSNEYLIPTAEVTLTNIYNNEVIDLENPFKATAYTECFRSEAGSSGKDTKGILRQHQFKKVELVKVTNSESAYDEYLKMVEDAKDVLEKLEIPYRVLQLCTGDMGFSARTTIDLELWLPSEQKFREVSSVSYMGDFQARRAMIRFRNSEGKTEYAHTMNGSGLAIDRVVAAILEIYQNADGTISVPKVLVPFMGTDLIK; this is translated from the coding sequence ATGTTAGACTTAAAGTTTATTCAAAAAAACAAAGAAATTGTACGTAAAGGACTTGAAAATAGAGGTTTCGATGTTGAAATTTTCGATAAATTAATTTCAATATCAGAAGACCGTGGTTCTAAAATGTTTATGGCGCAAAACAAAAAAGCAGAATTAGGTAAGTTATCAAAAGAATTTGGTACACTTAAAAATAATCCTGATGCTATAAAAGAATTAAAAGCAAAAATTGCAGAAGTTAAAAACGAAGAAGAAGAATTAAGTAAAGTTGCTGATGAGTTAAATGTTGAGATTAATGAATTATTATCAAAAATACCTAACCTTCCATTAGAAAGTGTTCCTGTGGGAGCTGATGAAAATGATAACGTTGTATTAGAAGTTCAAGATAAAATTGGTCGTGGTTTAGTTGATGGTGTTTTACCACATTACGAAATTGCTAAAAACTTAGACATTATCGATATCGAAAGAGCTGTTAAATTATCCGGTTCAAGATATGTTATTTATAAAAATGCAGGTTCAAGATTAACTAGAGCACTTATTTCATTTATGTTAAGCTTACACGCAAGTAAAGGTTATGATGAATTTAGTACGCCTGTTATTGTTAAAGATAATATTTTATTTGGTACAGGTCAACTCCCTAAATTCAAGGAAGATTTATACAAATTAGAAGGTTCAAACGAATACTTAATTCCAACTGCTGAAGTTACTTTAACAAATATTTACAACAACGAAGTTATTGATTTAGAAAATCCATTCAAAGCTACTGCTTACACAGAATGTTTTAGATCTGAAGCAGGTAGTTCAGGAAAAGATACCAAAGGTATTTTAAGACAACACCAATTTAAAAAAGTTGAATTAGTTAAAGTTACTAATTCAGAATCAGCTTATGATGAATACTTAAAAATGGTCGAAGACGCAAAAGATGTGCTTGAAAAACTTGAAATTCCATACAGAGTTTTACAATTATGTACAGGTGATATGGGATTCTCAGCAAGAACAACAATCGACTTAGAACTTTGACTTCCTTCTGAACAAAAATTTAGAGAAGTATCAAGTGTAAGTTACATGGGTGACTTCCAGGCTCGTAGAGCAATGATTAGATTCAGAAATAGCGAAGGAAAAACAGAATACGCTCACACAATGAATGGTTCTGGTTTAGCTATTGATAGAGTTGTTGCGGCCATTTTAGAAATTTACCAAAACGCAGATGGTACAATTTCAGTTCCAAAAGTTTTAGTTCCATTTATGGGTACAGATTTAATTAAATAA
- a CDS encoding energy-coupling factor transporter transmembrane protein EcfT yields MKSVFGRYIPGNSFLYKIDPRIKLLIALLYIILAFLISNFIDMFIILTPAIIAYIYSTKKVRPLIKLMKLPFFICVIIFFVNIYTINSEIIAKDNYFPEYFKVLIQTNKTINGVNTVIKYGLSLNNVNRVTALFLRIYTMILITTLLTNTTRPILLNKSIEDLMWPLKFLFVPTHIIATIISIALRFIPTLVDEAGRIIKAQSSRGVDFKRGKFKEKIIAFTTLIIPLFVSSFQKADDLSNSMETRGYDPYEKRTKYRQIKPRFIDILLFLIILLVASFLILNYLNLSKNMNINIYDLRNIELYKYIRIIG; encoded by the coding sequence ATGAAAAGTGTTTTTGGTAGATACATTCCTGGTAATTCGTTTTTATATAAAATAGATCCAAGAATTAAATTACTTATAGCTCTTTTATACATTATTCTAGCCTTTCTAATAAGTAATTTTATCGATATGTTTATCATATTAACTCCAGCAATTATTGCTTATATATATTCAACAAAAAAAGTTAGACCACTAATCAAGTTAATGAAACTACCTTTTTTCATTTGTGTGATTATATTTTTTGTGAATATATATACTATTAACTCTGAAATAATAGCTAAAGACAATTATTTCCCAGAATATTTTAAAGTTTTAATTCAAACAAACAAGACAATTAATGGTGTAAATACAGTAATTAAATATGGTTTATCATTAAACAATGTCAATCGTGTAACCGCTTTATTTTTAAGAATTTATACAATGATTTTAATTACAACTCTTTTAACAAATACAACAAGACCAATTTTATTAAATAAATCAATTGAAGACTTAATGTGACCACTTAAATTTTTATTTGTTCCAACACACATTATAGCTACAATAATTTCTATTGCGCTTAGATTTATACCAACTTTAGTTGATGAAGCAGGTAGAATAATAAAAGCTCAATCATCACGTGGAGTTGACTTCAAAAGAGGTAAATTCAAAGAAAAAATAATTGCTTTCACAACATTAATAATCCCTTTATTTGTTTCATCATTTCAAAAAGCTGATGATCTATCTAACTCTATGGAAACAAGAGGTTATGATCCTTACGAAAAGAGAACTAAATATAGACAAATAAAACCTAGATTCATAGATATTTTATTATTTCTAATAATTTTATTAGTGGCTTCATTCCTAATCTTGAATTATTTAAATTTAAGCAAAAATATGAATATAAATATTTATGATCTTAGAAATATTGAATTATATAAATATATAAGAATAATTGGTTAA